The Phyllopteryx taeniolatus isolate TA_2022b chromosome 7, UOR_Ptae_1.2, whole genome shotgun sequence genome has a segment encoding these proteins:
- the rangrf gene encoding ran guanine nucleotide release factor isoform X1 produces MHYAYIVQRRNNREKALSNRKQAEPPSKLAQSNVIQVNNIQGGSKRDFTKKVSGVKVSRRHVDMQRVNEPHPLFGGALSAVLPHSAADVSKLREIPDNQEAFVHARTDQSLIVELVEYQAHVADQDAARYHFEDIAGNNAASQPGAQEVTGVVALHKSSLSLSACSCAWALTGTQCVSKFNETARNRVRLHLGVFRLPQFGTDVLVTFNDPQSICPDSSSSPAAVGAGVEPWTAEDFQQLLQSLTLHNPGLFG; encoded by the exons ATGCACTACGCTTACATTGTACAAAGAAGAAATAACCGGGAAAAGGCACTAAGCAACCGTAAACAAGCAGAGCCGCCCTCCAAATTGGCCCAAAGTAATGTTATACAAGTCAACAACATACAGGGTGGGTCAAAAAGAG attttaCAAAGAAGGTGTCAGGAGTTAAAGTCTCCCGTCGTCACGTCGATATGCAGCGCGTCAACGAGCCTCATCCGTTGTTCGGAGGCGCTCTGTCCGCCGTCCTCCCTCACAGCGCCGCGGACGTGAGCAAGCTGCGGGAGATCCCGGACAACCAAGAGGCGTTCGTCCACGCCCGCACCGACCAGAGCCTCATCGTGGAGCTGGTCGAGTATCAAGCCCACGTCGCGGACCAGGACGCGGCCCGGTACCACTTCGAGGACATCGCGGGTAACAACGCCGCTTCGCAGCCCGGCGCGCAGGAGGTAACCGGCGTCGTCGCCTTGCACAAATCGTCGCTCTCCCTGTCGGCGTGCAGCTGCGCCTGGGCGCTGACGGGCACCCAGTGTGTGTCCAAATTCAACGAGACGGCCAGGAACCGGGTGAGGCTCCACCTCGGCGTGTTCCGTCTGCCCCAGTTCGGCACGGACGTGCTGGTGACGTTCAACGACCCGCAGAGCATCTGCCCCGACAGCAGCAGCAGTCCCGCGGCCGTGGGAGCCGGGGTAGAGCCGTGGACTGCGGAGGACTTCCAGCAACTGCTGCAGTCCCTGACGCTGCACAACCCCGGGCTGTTCGGCTAA
- the vamp4 gene encoding vesicle-associated membrane protein 4 isoform X2 encodes MREPDREEQQQLDDNMPPKFKRHLNDDEVTGSVRSERRNLLEEDSDEEEDFFLRGPTGPRLGGPNDKFKHVQSQVDEVIDVMQENISKVIERGERLDDLQDKSESLSDNASAFSSRAKHLHRRMLWRNMKMKMIIALVVVGLLLIIIVPVILRYR; translated from the exons ATG aGGGAGCCCGATcgggaggagcagcagcagcttgaCGACAACATGCCCCCCAAGTTTAAGCGACATCTCAACGATGATGAGGTCACGGGATCAGTTCGCAGCGAGAGG AGGAACCTGCTGGAGGAAGACTCAGATGAGGAAGAAGACTTTTTTCT GCGCGGCCCGACGGGACCCCGATTGGGAGGCCCGAATGATAAATTCAAACA CGTGCAGTCGCAGGTGGACGAAGTGATCGACGTGATGCAGGAGAACATCTCCAAGGTGATCGAGAGGGGCGAGCGCCTCGACGACCTGCAGGACAAGTCGG AGAGCCTATCGGACAACGCGTCCGCCTTCAGCAGCCGAGCCAAACATCTGCACAGGAGGATGTTATGGCGGAACATGAAG ATGAAGATGATCATCGCTCTGGTCGTGGTGGGTCTCCTGCTCATTATCATCG TTCCAGTGATTCTGCGGTATCGCTAG
- the vamp4 gene encoding vesicle-associated membrane protein 4 isoform X4: MMRSRDQFAARGGTCWRKTQMRKKTFFCAARRDPDWEARMINSNSNVQSQVDEVIDVMQENISKVIERGERLDDLQDKSESLSDNASAFSSRAKHLHRRMLWRNMKMKMIIALVVVGLLLIIIVPVILRYR; this comes from the exons ATGATGAGGTCACGGGATCAGTTCGCAGCGAGAGG AGGAACCTGCTGGAGGAAGACTCAGATGAGGAAGAAGACTTTTTTCT GCGCGGCCCGACGGGACCCCGATTGGGAGGCCCGAATGATAAATTCAAACAGTAA CGTGCAGTCGCAGGTGGACGAAGTGATCGACGTGATGCAGGAGAACATCTCCAAGGTGATCGAGAGGGGCGAGCGCCTCGACGACCTGCAGGACAAGTCGG AGAGCCTATCGGACAACGCGTCCGCCTTCAGCAGCCGAGCCAAACATCTGCACAGGAGGATGTTATGGCGGAACATGAAG ATGAAGATGATCATCGCTCTGGTCGTGGTGGGTCTCCTGCTCATTATCATCG TTCCAGTGATTCTGCGGTATCGCTAG
- the vamp4 gene encoding vesicle-associated membrane protein 4 isoform X1, whose translation MKHHSKREPDREEQQQLDDNMPPKFKRHLNDDEVTGSVRSERRNLLEEDSDEEEDFFLRGPTGPRLGGPNDKFKHVQSQVDEVIDVMQENISKVIERGERLDDLQDKSESLSDNASAFSSRAKHLHRRMLWRNMKMKMIIALVVVGLLLIIIVPVILRYR comes from the exons ATGAAACATCACTCAAAG aGGGAGCCCGATcgggaggagcagcagcagcttgaCGACAACATGCCCCCCAAGTTTAAGCGACATCTCAACGATGATGAGGTCACGGGATCAGTTCGCAGCGAGAGG AGGAACCTGCTGGAGGAAGACTCAGATGAGGAAGAAGACTTTTTTCT GCGCGGCCCGACGGGACCCCGATTGGGAGGCCCGAATGATAAATTCAAACA CGTGCAGTCGCAGGTGGACGAAGTGATCGACGTGATGCAGGAGAACATCTCCAAGGTGATCGAGAGGGGCGAGCGCCTCGACGACCTGCAGGACAAGTCGG AGAGCCTATCGGACAACGCGTCCGCCTTCAGCAGCCGAGCCAAACATCTGCACAGGAGGATGTTATGGCGGAACATGAAG ATGAAGATGATCATCGCTCTGGTCGTGGTGGGTCTCCTGCTCATTATCATCG TTCCAGTGATTCTGCGGTATCGCTAG
- the rangrf gene encoding ran guanine nucleotide release factor isoform X2, producing MHYAYIVQRRNNREKALSNRKQAEPPSKLAQSNVIQVNNIQDFTKKVSGVKVSRRHVDMQRVNEPHPLFGGALSAVLPHSAADVSKLREIPDNQEAFVHARTDQSLIVELVEYQAHVADQDAARYHFEDIAGNNAASQPGAQEVTGVVALHKSSLSLSACSCAWALTGTQCVSKFNETARNRVRLHLGVFRLPQFGTDVLVTFNDPQSICPDSSSSPAAVGAGVEPWTAEDFQQLLQSLTLHNPGLFG from the exons ATGCACTACGCTTACATTGTACAAAGAAGAAATAACCGGGAAAAGGCACTAAGCAACCGTAAACAAGCAGAGCCGCCCTCCAAATTGGCCCAAAGTAATGTTATACAAGTCAACAACATACAGG attttaCAAAGAAGGTGTCAGGAGTTAAAGTCTCCCGTCGTCACGTCGATATGCAGCGCGTCAACGAGCCTCATCCGTTGTTCGGAGGCGCTCTGTCCGCCGTCCTCCCTCACAGCGCCGCGGACGTGAGCAAGCTGCGGGAGATCCCGGACAACCAAGAGGCGTTCGTCCACGCCCGCACCGACCAGAGCCTCATCGTGGAGCTGGTCGAGTATCAAGCCCACGTCGCGGACCAGGACGCGGCCCGGTACCACTTCGAGGACATCGCGGGTAACAACGCCGCTTCGCAGCCCGGCGCGCAGGAGGTAACCGGCGTCGTCGCCTTGCACAAATCGTCGCTCTCCCTGTCGGCGTGCAGCTGCGCCTGGGCGCTGACGGGCACCCAGTGTGTGTCCAAATTCAACGAGACGGCCAGGAACCGGGTGAGGCTCCACCTCGGCGTGTTCCGTCTGCCCCAGTTCGGCACGGACGTGCTGGTGACGTTCAACGACCCGCAGAGCATCTGCCCCGACAGCAGCAGCAGTCCCGCGGCCGTGGGAGCCGGGGTAGAGCCGTGGACTGCGGAGGACTTCCAGCAACTGCTGCAGTCCCTGACGCTGCACAACCCCGGGCTGTTCGGCTAA
- the myoc gene encoding myocilin, whose protein sequence is MFLLLSMCLLGLLAPRGDAQDRATLWRGNDRSGRCQYTFAVASPAEASCPQAGGPEVEGVKARLSLLEALVSRLTGGGREARPSAADSGAELREALNQAVDERNLLQGEKERLERELGALQRRLEEMLRETERLRSRPCPPQTPAVPDGGLMRPAAGSSPVSHLMARPNGQGDRSSLRDSAWQQGFQELKAEVTEVPAPEEYTGCGALVSVSEPVAHRKADGIAGKYGVWMQDPEAVAPYGPDMVWRIDTVGSDIRQMFGYEDMEQLSKGFPSKVVLLPEPVEGTGAVLYRGSLYYQRRRSRTLIRFDLASERVAARRDLPHAGFHGQFPYSWGGYTDIDLAVDERGLWAVYSTSKAKGAVVLSRLDPHDLRVTKSWETNIRKNAVANAFVICGRLYTVASYAAANTTVNYVYDTESGRGRALAVPFRNKYRYNSMIDYNPTQKKLFAWDNFHMVSYDVRLGRPVPAA, encoded by the exons ATGTTCCTCCTGCTCTCCATGTGCCTCTTGGGGCTCCTGGCCCCACGGGGTGACGCCCAGGACCGAGCCACCCTCTGGAGGGGCAACGACCGAAGCGGCCGATGCCAGTACACCTTCGCCGTGGCCAGCCCCGCCGAGGCCAGCTGCCCCCAGGCCGGAGGCCCCGAGGTGGAGGGCGTCAAGGCCAGGCTCTCCCTGCTGGAGGCGCTGGTGTCCAGGCTGACCGGCGGAGGAAGGGAGGCCCGGCCCTCCGCGGCGGACTCGGGGGCCGAGCTCCGGGAGGCGCTGAACCAGGCGGTGGACGAGAGGAACCTGCTGCAGGGGGAGAAGGAGCGCCTGGAGAGGGAGCTGGGGGCGCTTCAGAGACGCCTGGAGGAGATGCTGAGGGAGACGGAGAGGCTGAGGAGCAGACCGTGCCCCCCGCAGACCCCGGCCGTGCCGGACGGCGGTCTGATGAGACCTGCTGCAG GATCGAGCCCCGTGTCCCACCTGATGGCGCGACCCAACGGGCAGGGCGACAGGAGCAGTTTAAGAG ACTCGGCGTGGCAGCAGGGCTTCCAGGAACTCAAAGCCGAGGTGACCGAAGTTCCGGCTCCTGAAGAATACACAG GTTGCGGCGCGCTGGTGTCCGTGTCCGAGCCCGTCGCGCACAGGAAGGCCGACGGCATCGCGGGCAAGTACGGCGTCTGGATGCAGGACCCCGAGGCCGTGGCCCCCTACGGGCCCGACATGGTGTGGCGCATCGACACCGTCGGCTCTGACATCAGGCAGATGTTTGGATACGAAGACATGGAGCAGCTCTCCAAGGGCTTCCCCAGCAAG GTGGTGCTGCTACCGGAGCCCGTGGAGGGCACGGGCGCCGTCCTGTACCGAGGCTCCCTGTACTACCAGCGGCGCCGCAGCCGCACCCTGATCCGCTTCGACCTGGCGTCGGAGAGAGTGGCGGCGCGGCGCGACCTGCCGCACGCCGGCTTCCATGGCCAGTTCCCGTATTCGTGGGGCGGCTACACCGACATCGACCTGGCGGTGGACGAGCGCGGCCTGTGGGCCGTCTACTCCACCAGCAAGGCCAAGGGCGCCGTGGTGCTGTCCCGGCTGGACCCGCACGACCTGCGGGTGACCAAGAGCTGGGAGACCAACATCCGCAAGAACGCCGTGGCCAACGCCTTTGTCATCTGCGGCCGCCTCTACACCGTTGCCAGCTACGCAGCGGCCAACACCACCGTCAACTACGTGTACGACACGGAGAGCGGCCGCGGTCGCGCCCTGGCTGTGCCCTTCCGGAACAAGTATCGCTACAACAGCATGATTGACTACAACCCAACGCAAAAGAAGCTCTTTGCGTGGGACAACTTCCACATGGTCTCGTACGACGTGCGGCTGGGGCGCCCGGTGCCCGCAGCCTGA
- the vamp4 gene encoding vesicle-associated membrane protein 4 isoform X3, which yields MPPKFKRHLNDDEVTGSVRSERRNLLEEDSDEEEDFFLRGPTGPRLGGPNDKFKHVQSQVDEVIDVMQENISKVIERGERLDDLQDKSESLSDNASAFSSRAKHLHRRMLWRNMKMKMIIALVVVGLLLIIIVPVILRYR from the exons ATGCCCCCCAAGTTTAAGCGACATCTCAACGATGATGAGGTCACGGGATCAGTTCGCAGCGAGAGG AGGAACCTGCTGGAGGAAGACTCAGATGAGGAAGAAGACTTTTTTCT GCGCGGCCCGACGGGACCCCGATTGGGAGGCCCGAATGATAAATTCAAACA CGTGCAGTCGCAGGTGGACGAAGTGATCGACGTGATGCAGGAGAACATCTCCAAGGTGATCGAGAGGGGCGAGCGCCTCGACGACCTGCAGGACAAGTCGG AGAGCCTATCGGACAACGCGTCCGCCTTCAGCAGCCGAGCCAAACATCTGCACAGGAGGATGTTATGGCGGAACATGAAG ATGAAGATGATCATCGCTCTGGTCGTGGTGGGTCTCCTGCTCATTATCATCG TTCCAGTGATTCTGCGGTATCGCTAG